The following proteins are encoded in a genomic region of Dyadobacter sp. UC 10:
- the mnmH gene encoding tRNA 2-selenouridine(34) synthase MnmH → MIRHITFDDFTRLNIPVALADVRTPAEFEHGHIPGAFNLPLFSNEERVIVGTTYKQVGREAAIMLGFDLTGPKWSEFIRQALEVVPEKRIGVHCWRGGMRSGAMAWALDLYGFEVYLIEGGYKSYRRWAINLFEKQYPLLLLGGMTGSGKTRILKNLANRGEQVIDLEDLARHQGSAFGSMNKLVQPTQEQFENELAFRLKDMDPKQTVWVEDESRNIGKLSVPAPLWHQMTSAKMIDLKVDPESRIASLVAEYGQLDKDFLVACTERIRKRLGPVQTKDAIAAIREHRMDEFIRLVLVYYDKTYRTSLSNKPADQLFSIDAANQQTGDLAEQILQLSITIPSFGE, encoded by the coding sequence ATGATCAGGCATATTACATTTGACGATTTTACAAGACTTAATATCCCGGTAGCCCTGGCCGACGTGCGCACGCCCGCCGAGTTTGAACATGGGCACATTCCCGGCGCGTTTAACCTCCCGCTTTTCAGTAACGAAGAACGCGTGATCGTCGGCACGACTTATAAGCAGGTTGGACGAGAGGCTGCGATCATGCTGGGCTTCGACCTTACCGGGCCCAAATGGTCGGAATTTATCCGGCAGGCTTTGGAAGTGGTCCCTGAGAAAAGGATCGGGGTGCATTGCTGGCGCGGCGGAATGCGAAGCGGAGCAATGGCCTGGGCACTTGATCTGTACGGATTTGAAGTATATCTCATCGAAGGCGGCTACAAAAGCTACCGAAGGTGGGCAATTAACCTGTTCGAAAAGCAATATCCCCTCCTGCTGCTGGGCGGCATGACAGGTTCGGGTAAAACCAGGATTTTGAAAAACCTGGCAAACCGCGGTGAGCAGGTGATCGACCTTGAAGACCTGGCGCGGCACCAGGGTTCCGCATTCGGTTCCATGAACAAATTGGTGCAACCTACGCAGGAGCAATTCGAAAATGAACTCGCATTCCGGCTCAAAGACATGGATCCGAAACAAACGGTATGGGTGGAGGATGAAAGCAGGAACATTGGCAAATTATCCGTTCCGGCACCTTTATGGCACCAGATGACCTCAGCGAAGATGATCGACCTGAAAGTGGATCCGGAAAGCCGTATTGCGTCGCTGGTAGCGGAATATGGTCAGCTTGACAAGGATTTTCTGGTTGCCTGCACCGAGCGGATCAGGAAACGCCTGGGGCCGGTGCAAACCAAAGATGCGATAGCGGCGATCAGGGAGCACAGAATGGATGAATTTATCAGACTTGTACTTGTGTATTATGACAAAACCTATCGCACCAGCCTTTCCAACAAACCTGCTGATCAGCTTTTTTCAATAGACGCGGCGAACCAGCAGACCGGTGACCTCGCTGAACAAATACTTCAACTTTCAATCACAATCCCTTCTTTCGGGGAGTAG
- a CDS encoding rhodanese-like domain-containing protein, translating to MKTPKKLPFFLLALSLFCAGFILVRDEPWNPFQLMEPKALADIITDPTRNQPLVINIGPSGSIKGAIDANAAKDKENLTKLRERLSAEPKDKQIVLYCGCCPFKDCPNIRPAFSLLNDMGFKNHKLLNLPKNLKVNWIDKGYPMN from the coding sequence ATGAAGACCCCAAAAAAACTTCCGTTTTTCCTGCTGGCGCTAAGCTTGTTTTGTGCAGGCTTCATTTTAGTCCGCGACGAACCCTGGAATCCGTTCCAGCTCATGGAGCCGAAAGCATTGGCCGATATCATCACCGACCCAACCCGGAACCAACCGCTGGTCATCAACATTGGTCCTTCGGGATCGATAAAAGGTGCAATCGACGCGAACGCTGCAAAAGACAAGGAGAATCTGACCAAACTGCGCGAGCGGCTGTCGGCAGAGCCAAAGGATAAGCAGATCGTGCTTTATTGCGGCTGCTGCCCATTCAAGGATTGCCCCAATATCCGTCCTGCATTCAGCCTGCTGAATGATATGGGATTCAAGAACCACAAACTGCTGAACCTGCCTAAAAACCTGAAAGTCAACTGGATTGATAAAGGCTACCCTATGAATTAA
- a CDS encoding RNA polymerase sigma factor, with protein sequence MKLSFHRTDAPDDNSIWQRFIEGDVNAFEQLMSIHFQGLFHYGSKFSRDREFVKDAIQDLFLILWEKRQNLGRDVAVKPYLMASLRRLMHRSQSARFPMLDISGDSREANFEIAFSVEQDYIEHESTIALASKLKHLLDQLPTRQKEVIYLKFFQEMDRSQISEIMDISPQTVSNLLQIAIKQLKNYWGVTLPIFFLMHLFI encoded by the coding sequence ATGAAGCTTTCCTTTCACCGCACCGATGCACCCGACGATAATAGCATCTGGCAGCGTTTTATTGAGGGCGATGTGAATGCATTTGAGCAGCTGATGTCCATTCATTTTCAGGGGTTATTTCACTATGGCAGCAAATTTTCAAGGGACAGGGAATTTGTGAAGGACGCGATCCAGGACCTGTTCCTGATCCTTTGGGAAAAGCGGCAGAACCTGGGCCGTGATGTAGCCGTTAAACCCTATCTGATGGCCTCGCTCCGGAGGTTGATGCACCGCAGCCAAAGTGCCAGATTTCCTATGCTGGACATTTCCGGGGATAGCCGGGAAGCAAATTTCGAGATCGCTTTCTCCGTAGAACAGGATTATATCGAGCACGAATCCACCATTGCACTCGCCAGCAAACTGAAACATTTGCTCGACCAGCTTCCCACCAGGCAAAAGGAAGTGATTTATCTCAAATTCTTTCAGGAAATGGACCGGTCACAGATCTCAGAGATCATGGACATTTCCCCGCAGACGGTCTCCAACCTGCTTCAGATCGCTATCAAGCAGCTGAAAAACTATTGGGGTGTCACACTTCCGATATTCTTCCTGATGCATTTGTTTATATAA